ATCTATGGTCCGAATGAAGCCGGGAAATCGACGGTATTTTCCGCCTTTCTCGATCTCTTGTTCGGGATCGGCCCACAGAGCCCGTACAACTTCCTCCACCCATATGCGACCATGCGGATCGGTGCCTTGCTGGATAGCGGCGGCGAAACTAGGCGCTTCGCGCGCCTCAAGCGCCCGCAGAACAGTCTCATCGATGGTGAAGACCGCAGCATTCCTGAAGTCGCTATCCGCGGCGAACTCGGCGGCATTGATCGCGATGCCTATCGCACGATGTTCTCGCTTGACGATGAAACGCTGGAAAAGGGCGGCGAAAGCATCTTGTCCAGCAAAGGCGATCTCGGCCAATTGCTGTTCTCGGCCAGCGCGGGTCTCTCGCATCTCAGCGACAGACTCGGTGCTCTGACAGCGGATGCAGAAAGCTTTTACAAGTATCGCGCGCGCTCTGGCGCGCTGGCTGACCTGAAAGCACGTCTGGCCCAACTCAAGGCGGAGCGTGAGCAGTTCGATACGCTCGCGACGGAACATGCCAGGCTTGTAGACGGCCGGGACCGGGCAGCTACCCAGTATAATGAAGCGATCAAGGAACGTGGAGACATCCACCGCCGCATGGACGAGATCCAGCGTTATCTCACCGCATTGCCTCGCCTTTTCGCTTTGCGCGGCATCCGTGCGCGACTCGCGCCCTTGGCCGATATTCCCGAAGCTCCGCGAGGGTGGGCGTCCGAGGTACCCGACCTCCAGCGAAACGAAATCGAGCTCGGCGTCAAAACCAGGACGGTCGCGGACGAGATCAGCCAGCTTTCACACCAGATGAAGGAGATCGTCGTCAACGAGCCCGCATTACGGATTGCCGAGCGAGTGGAGCGGTTGGCCGAGCTGCGCGCGCGTTACGTCACGGCTGAAAAGGACCTTCCCGAGCGGCGTGTGCAGTTGCGCGAGCTCGACCTCGCGATTTCCGGAATTCTTCACCGCATTGAGCGGCCCGAGGAAGCTGAGCCCAAGCGGCTTGTACTGGGCGCAGCTACCATCGGTCGTCTGCGCGATCTGATCGAGTCGCGATCTGGCATCGACGCCGCGATCCGCACTGCTGCCGGAGAGCTTGAAGAGGCGCGGCGCCGGCTCGATGAAACTTCCGCGAAGCTGCCAGTGAGCGATTCGGATTCTCAAGCGCGCGGCGAACGTGAGCGCGCTTTCGCGGAACTGGCCGTCGTGGTCGAGGCGCTTCGTTCCGCCGACCATGATGTTCGGCGTCGGCACGCCGAGCGCGCTCGCGCTGCCGCCGTTGAGGTGCTGAACGATCGACTCGCTGAATTGCGCCCGTGGCAGGGTACCGAGAATGAGCTCGTCGCCATGGACTGCCCAAGTTCAGAAGCGCTTCAGAATTGGAAGATGCGCCGTGGCGAGGCCGAGTCGACAGGGTCCCAGCGCGCGGCAGAGATTGAACGGCTGACGACCATCCTTAGGCATTGCGAAGCCGAGCAGGCCAGCTTCGCATCGACGACAGGTGTCGTCTCCGACCACGAAGCTGCAGAAATCCGAACTCAGCGTGAGCAAGCTTGGGCGGTGCATCGTCGGACGCTTGACGCGGCGTCCGCTGATAATTTCGAGGCCGCCTTGCGGCACGATGATATCGTAAGCGCCGGGCGCTTTTCTCACATGGGCGATCTTGCGAGGCTGCATCAGAATGGGCAAGCGCTCGCCGTCGCCAAGGCGGATCTGACACGCGCCGTCGAGCTTGGCCGCGGGGCCGATGCAATGTTGGCGGCAATCGATGCGGAGATCGCGACCGGAACCGGTACGATAGCCTCCTGCTTCCCTGGGACACCGTCGCTCACGCAGCTTGAGTCTTGGCTCGCTCGTCGTGACAAGGCGCTCGAGGCCCGCCAAGCGGTTCAAATCGCCTCGCGGGACATCCGTTCTGCTGAGAAAGATGCGGCCGTCGCTGTCGAACGGCTTATAGCCGCGATGACGGCCGCTGGCCTTTCGCCGGGCTCTGACGCGAGCTTCGATGTTATACTCGCCAAGGCTCAGACGTCGCTCGATCGCGAAGCTGAGCTCCGCCGTCTCCGTGACGAGCTGGATGACCGCGGCCACGATGTCGTCCTGCGAGAACGCACTGTGGAACAGGCAGGATCGGATGATCGGGCCTGGGCAGAGGCGTGGGCAAAGACGTGCCGCGGGTGCTGGCTAGGCGAGGCGCTTGAGCTGCCCGGCGTGGGCGCCGTACGCGAGGCGCTCGCTGCGGTCTCCGAGCTTTCGCCCACCATCGAGAAGCGCGCTACACTGCTGGATCGTATCGAGAAGATGGAAAGGGACCAACTTGCATTCAATGAGGAGGTCGTTGCACTCACACGACTTCTGGAAATCGAAGTCGGGTCCGAAACCGTGCTCGCGTTGGCGCAGCGTATCGGAGAACAGGTTCGCAACGCAGCCGTCGACCGAGATCGCCGATCCAGCTTAACGAATAGGGTCGAAACGGCAAAGGAACGGCAGAGCGAGCTCGCTGAAGCCGAAGCCGTTCACAACGAGCACAAGCGACGAATGACGGCGTTTTTCGGAGTCGTCTCTCTTGAAGAGGTGGGCCAGAAGCTGTCAGCCATCGAGCGACGAGCCGAACTTATGGCTCAGGCGCGGGATGCGGAGCAGGACATTGTCGAGGCATTGCGAGCGTCCGATGTTGCGGCTGCCGAGGTAGCCCTCGATCTGTCGGACAGACCTGCTCTCGATTCGGAGTTAGCCGAGTTGACCGCACAAGCGGACGAACACGACAAGCGGTGTCATGAGCTGTTCGCGGCAAAATCCGCCGCTCAGGACCGGGTCGAAGGGATTGGTGGAGACGCAAAGGTGGCTCTCATAGAGGAGCGCCGACGTACAACGCTTCTCGAGATCGAGGACGGCGCCGTGCGTTACCTTCAGCTCCGCGCCGGCATCGCGGCTACACAGCAGGCGCTTGCTGCTTATCGAGAACGCCATCGCAGCTCGATGATGGCGCGAGCTTCCGAAGCGTTTCGAACCATCAGTCGGGACGCCTATACCGGGCTCGTCGCGCAGCCTGGCAAGGACGGCGACACGCTGATAGCGCTTTCGGCCGAGGGCGGCTCGAAAGCCGCCGACAAACTCTCCAAGGGCACGCGCTTTCAGCTCTATCTTGCCTTGCGCGTCGCAGGATACCACGAGTTCGTCCGCTCCCGCAGTTCCGTGCCCTTCGTCGCAGACGACATCATGGAGACGTTTGATGATTTCCGCGCCGAGGAGGCGTTTCGCCTCTTCGCGGAAATGGCTCAGGCCGGCCAGGTGATCTACCTGACACATCACCAGCATCTGTGTGACATTGTTCAGCGCGTTTGCCCGGCGGCGCGGCTGCACCGACTAGACGGCGATGAGATGACAAGGAACGTCGCTTGATGTCGTATGCTACGATTTGTGACGGCTGAGCCGCGCATTACATCAGCGATCAGGTGACGCGATGATGGACACAGAGGGATTGTCAGGCGACGTATACTTGGCACCTTAGCGAATTGGAGAGGCAAACCAGATAATGGCGGACGGCGGGGATCGACCGTATTTCAAGTATTCCATCGTTCAGCTTGAAGAACTCTTCGAGCGATCCGGTGGGGATGTGGTTATCCTGAAGGCATTGGGACGCGAGCTCGCCGATCACCGAGGTACTGACCGCGCCGCGCGGCTCCTCGAGAAGGTGAAGCTCACATTGTCCGCTACTCGTCAGCGACGCGTCAACGCGGCTGACGAATTTGTCGAGAGTCCCCCTCCACTCGGAGCGAAGGTCATCGCATTCCCCAAGCCGGATC
This region of Mesorhizobium sp. CAU 1732 genomic DNA includes:
- a CDS encoding AAA family ATPase; the protein is MRLRRLDLTRYGKFTDRSIDFGEPTAGEPDLHVIYGPNEAGKSTVFSAFLDLLFGIGPQSPYNFLHPYATMRIGALLDSGGETRRFARLKRPQNSLIDGEDRSIPEVAIRGELGGIDRDAYRTMFSLDDETLEKGGESILSSKGDLGQLLFSASAGLSHLSDRLGALTADAESFYKYRARSGALADLKARLAQLKAEREQFDTLATEHARLVDGRDRAATQYNEAIKERGDIHRRMDEIQRYLTALPRLFALRGIRARLAPLADIPEAPRGWASEVPDLQRNEIELGVKTRTVADEISQLSHQMKEIVVNEPALRIAERVERLAELRARYVTAEKDLPERRVQLRELDLAISGILHRIERPEEAEPKRLVLGAATIGRLRDLIESRSGIDAAIRTAAGELEEARRRLDETSAKLPVSDSDSQARGERERAFAELAVVVEALRSADHDVRRRHAERARAAAVEVLNDRLAELRPWQGTENELVAMDCPSSEALQNWKMRRGEAESTGSQRAAEIERLTTILRHCEAEQASFASTTGVVSDHEAAEIRTQREQAWAVHRRTLDAASADNFEAALRHDDIVSAGRFSHMGDLARLHQNGQALAVAKADLTRAVELGRGADAMLAAIDAEIATGTGTIASCFPGTPSLTQLESWLARRDKALEARQAVQIASRDIRSAEKDAAVAVERLIAAMTAAGLSPGSDASFDVILAKAQTSLDREAELRRLRDELDDRGHDVVLRERTVEQAGSDDRAWAEAWAKTCRGCWLGEALELPGVGAVREALAAVSELSPTIEKRATLLDRIEKMERDQLAFNEEVVALTRLLEIEVGSETVLALAQRIGEQVRNAAVDRDRRSSLTNRVETAKERQSELAEAEAVHNEHKRRMTAFFGVVSLEEVGQKLSAIERRAELMAQARDAEQDIVEALRASDVAAAEVALDLSDRPALDSELAELTAQADEHDKRCHELFAAKSAAQDRVEGIGGDAKVALIEERRRTTLLEIEDGAVRYLQLRAGIAATQQALAAYRERHRSSMMARASEAFRTISRDAYTGLVAQPGKDGDTLIALSAEGGSKAADKLSKGTRFQLYLALRVAGYHEFVRSRSSVPFVADDIMETFDDFRAEEAFRLFAEMAQAGQVIYLTHHQHLCDIVQRVCPAARLHRLDGDEMTRNVA